Proteins co-encoded in one Armatimonadota bacterium genomic window:
- a CDS encoding carbon-phosphorus lyase, translating to MRIKILGTAAAEGWPALFCSCETCRKARQLGGKNIRSRAAIQFGEKHRIDFGPDAWYHEAILNVDISKLEHLFITHSHEDHFYHHQLHYLIPPFGHGRTGALHVYGNEKVISTLKEHWGRLEGETIILHKIEPFVPIQAGNMIFTPLRAIHMQGGEIPLNYIASDGSKTILYNCDTGQYEDDTWDYLESTKIDCVISECTCGPLPGGGGHMNFETVLTLKERLEKFSSYTTGPFIVTHFSHNIGMMHDEIEELLKPHGIIVAYDGMEVVI from the coding sequence TTGCGCATTAAAATACTTGGCACTGCTGCCGCAGAAGGGTGGCCAGCACTCTTCTGCAGTTGCGAGACTTGCCGAAAAGCTAGACAACTCGGCGGCAAGAATATCAGAAGTCGTGCTGCCATCCAATTTGGCGAAAAGCATCGTATTGATTTTGGACCCGACGCCTGGTACCATGAAGCAATCCTCAACGTTGACATATCAAAACTTGAACACTTATTTATCACCCATTCACACGAGGATCACTTCTATCATCACCAACTTCATTATCTGATTCCTCCGTTCGGACATGGCCGAACAGGGGCTCTCCACGTGTACGGCAACGAGAAAGTAATCTCAACTCTAAAGGAACACTGGGGGCGGTTGGAAGGAGAAACTATTATTCTGCACAAAATTGAACCATTTGTGCCCATCCAAGCGGGCAACATGATATTTACTCCACTCAGAGCAATCCATATGCAAGGCGGCGAAATACCCTTAAACTACATAGCTAGCGACGGGAGTAAAACCATACTCTATAATTGCGATACAGGCCAATACGAAGACGATACTTGGGATTACCTAGAAAGCACAAAGATTGATTGTGTGATTTCCGAATGCACTTGCGGCCCACTTCCAGGTGGAGGTGGGCATATGAACTTTGAGACTGTTCTCACTCTAAAAGAGCGTTTGGAGAAATTTAGTTCTTACACCACTGGGCCCTTTATTGTTACACATTTCTCTCATAATATTGGCATGATGCACGATGAAATCGAAGAACTTCTCAAACCTCATGGAATAATAGTAGCCTATGACGGCATGGAAGTAGTGATATAA
- a CDS encoding GAF domain-containing protein, protein MENIQWELATLYEIGRVLSASPELDDLIRTIVNSAITLGNAKASWFALHDRTSGNLSYAASQNLDQDIVSTLADRAEEWIPLATGKELEPIIFTDLKSNPVLKIAAERHLLDAAAIVKITYKEALVGVLTVFWDRSRQFLSECIEPIFLLANQAGAAIENAILLREARRRSIALDAMFNVIQTIGRSPRIKPVLDAIINQANRLLGTDRSIIRLVDPVTRELTVGTTLGISRSTMRNIKLKVGEGILGRVAKEGKPIIINDVASYPEARKHAAEIGRVASLLCVPMILENKTIGVLMTGSSKPKIFTEEDKSLLMLLASQAAVVTENARLYEQVNKQLSELRILYRMAEYLASTADVSTLLQFIVNHLAQSFGAKFGSLRLLDEEGATLLTGAIYGTTDEYTKVANENVQMTLDPATPSGQSPAAVAIREKRICAVADISRNRRFAAWRDFARMEGYKSLVCVPLIPADEPIGVLSLYFKKIRRFRPGEQKLLQTAARTSAIALQRAILDERLLREEVTRRALEEVSHLKTEFVSLVSHELRTPLTSIQGYVKLLLEGHTGKLNALQGEFLTTVSRNTEKLIALVNDLLDISRIESGRLELVMEPLDLSEVVQNEIETLKALADEKEIQIIVDFEEGLTKVKADSHRLGQIISNLLSNAIKYSPPRSKVKITANQLGKNVLVKVIDSGIGIAPEERAKLFQRFYRSSDQAVQSTHGTGLGLAITRYLVEMHGGKIWVESEKGQGSTFSFTISALPAESA, encoded by the coding sequence ATGGAAAACATTCAATGGGAGCTGGCAACACTTTACGAAATAGGCCGCGTGCTCTCTGCATCGCCGGAACTTGATGACTTAATAAGGACAATCGTGAATTCGGCGATAACGCTGGGCAATGCAAAAGCTAGCTGGTTTGCCTTACATGACCGAACTTCCGGAAATCTCTCGTATGCGGCAAGCCAAAACCTCGACCAGGACATAGTGAGCACTTTGGCTGATAGGGCCGAGGAGTGGATTCCTTTAGCAACCGGCAAAGAATTAGAGCCCATTATCTTCACTGATTTGAAATCCAACCCAGTCCTCAAAATTGCCGCCGAACGTCATTTGCTTGATGCCGCAGCCATTGTCAAGATAACTTACAAGGAAGCACTCGTTGGAGTTCTAACCGTTTTTTGGGATCGCTCAAGGCAATTCCTCTCAGAATGTATCGAGCCAATATTCCTTTTAGCAAACCAAGCTGGCGCTGCAATAGAAAATGCCATCCTTCTTCGCGAAGCGAGGCGAAGGTCGATTGCCCTCGATGCAATGTTCAATGTTATACAAACAATAGGTCGTTCGCCAAGGATTAAACCAGTTCTCGATGCCATCATTAATCAAGCCAACCGCCTTCTAGGAACCGACAGAAGCATTATACGATTGGTTGACCCAGTAACCCGCGAGCTCACGGTGGGCACTACATTGGGCATCAGCCGTTCTACAATGCGAAACATCAAGCTGAAGGTCGGCGAAGGAATACTGGGGAGGGTCGCCAAGGAAGGCAAGCCGATAATTATAAACGACGTAGCATCCTACCCGGAGGCACGAAAACATGCCGCAGAAATTGGCAGAGTGGCTTCCCTTCTCTGCGTGCCCATGATCCTTGAAAACAAAACCATCGGCGTATTGATGACGGGTAGCAGTAAGCCGAAAATCTTCACAGAGGAAGATAAAAGTCTGCTTATGCTTTTGGCAAGTCAAGCCGCCGTCGTTACTGAAAATGCCAGATTATATGAACAGGTAAATAAGCAGCTCTCAGAATTGAGAATTCTCTATCGCATGGCCGAATATCTAGCATCTACAGCCGACGTCTCAACATTGCTTCAGTTTATCGTCAATCACCTTGCGCAATCCTTCGGTGCAAAGTTTGGCTCACTGCGACTGCTTGATGAGGAAGGAGCTACTTTGCTTACTGGTGCCATTTATGGAACCACAGACGAATACACCAAAGTCGCAAATGAAAATGTCCAAATGACCCTTGACCCAGCTACACCTAGCGGCCAGAGTCCGGCGGCGGTGGCAATTCGAGAAAAGCGAATATGCGCGGTAGCAGATATTTCGCGCAATCGCAGATTTGCCGCCTGGCGTGATTTCGCTCGCATGGAAGGTTACAAGTCATTGGTGTGCGTTCCTTTGATTCCCGCAGACGAACCAATCGGGGTACTCAGCCTATATTTCAAAAAAATACGACGCTTTCGGCCAGGTGAGCAAAAACTACTCCAGACTGCTGCTCGCACTTCAGCAATTGCGCTTCAAAGAGCGATACTCGACGAACGTCTCCTAAGAGAAGAAGTCACTAGACGAGCTTTGGAAGAGGTAAGCCATTTAAAAACGGAATTCGTCTCTTTAGTTTCGCATGAGCTTCGCACACCGCTTACTTCAATACAAGGCTATGTGAAACTCCTCCTCGAAGGTCATACTGGAAAACTTAACGCCCTTCAAGGTGAATTTTTGACCACTGTCAGCCGGAATACCGAGAAGCTAATAGCTCTGGTAAATGACTTACTAGACATCTCGCGCATTGAATCAGGCCGTCTTGAGCTCGTCATGGAGCCTTTGGACTTGAGCGAAGTAGTACAGAATGAGATAGAAACGCTCAAAGCCCTGGCTGATGAGAAAGAAATCCAAATAATTGTCGATTTTGAGGAAGGACTTACCAAGGTTAAGGCTGACTCACACCGGCTAGGCCAGATAATCAGCAACCTACTAAGCAATGCAATCAAATACAGCCCGCCGCGTTCCAAAGTAAAGATTACTGCCAACCAATTGGGAAAAAATGTACTAGTAAAGGTCATAGACTCAGGAATCGGCATAGCTCCAGAAGAGCGTGCGAAGCTCTTTCAGCGATTCTATCGGAGTAGCGACCAGGCAGTTCAGTCCACACACGGCACAGGTCTAGGACTTGCTATTACTCGCTATTTAGTCGAGATGCATGGAGGAAAAATTTGGGTTGAGAGCGAAAAAGGTCAGGGTAGCACATTCAGCTTCACGATATCCGCTCTTCCGGCAGAAAGCGCTTAG